The following are encoded together in the Bradyrhizobium sp. CCGUVB1N3 genome:
- a CDS encoding ATP-binding protein: protein MSMLDFADAEALGRVQSVDTATVIVRVDDVDALRALQVNRLVALQSSLAGHKLIGVIHKITRTALEEAKVADVERADEAHPEVNLVRITLIGTLLDRDGTRANVFRRTLETVPEIDACCFALEGERLTRFMGVISEVTGGAQRLSLGAYTLDPNAQAFVNGNRLFQRHALVVGSTGSGKSWTTARLLEQVAELESANAIVFDMHGEYASMAGDGFVHLRVAGPGDIDADKGLTDGVLHLPYWLMSYEALVSMFVDRSDQNAPNQAMVMSRAIVDAKTSFLTAGGHTDVLANFTIDSPVPFAMASVLAELDRLNTEMVPGVRAEKQGDFHGKLSRLIQRLEGKRTDRRLGFLFPAAGVADGYEWLDEAVTLLLGGRAAKGGRGGVKVIDFSEVPSDILPLIVGMVARMVFHVQQWSPQGARHPVALFCDEAHLYIPQDATSGAAENAIATFERIAKEGRKYGVGLVVISQRPAEVNRTVVSQCNNLIAMRLTNGDDQTVVRRLLPDSLGGFGDLLPALDTGEALVVGDAILLPTRIRIAKPTNEPLSGTIEFWDRWADPRAAAALDKAVESWRRQTLVK from the coding sequence ATGAGCATGCTCGACTTTGCCGATGCAGAGGCGCTCGGACGTGTCCAATCGGTCGATACCGCCACCGTGATTGTTCGCGTCGATGATGTCGATGCATTGCGAGCACTACAGGTCAATCGGCTGGTCGCGCTCCAAAGCAGCTTGGCCGGCCACAAGCTGATTGGCGTTATCCACAAAATCACGCGCACCGCGCTCGAGGAGGCGAAAGTGGCCGACGTGGAGCGTGCCGACGAGGCTCATCCCGAGGTTAATCTGGTCCGCATCACGTTGATTGGAACTCTGCTCGACCGGGACGGGACGCGGGCCAACGTATTCCGGCGTACGCTCGAAACGGTTCCGGAAATCGATGCATGCTGTTTCGCACTTGAGGGCGAACGGCTGACCCGCTTCATGGGCGTCATCTCTGAGGTGACTGGGGGAGCTCAGCGTCTGTCGCTCGGCGCTTACACTCTCGATCCCAACGCGCAGGCTTTCGTCAACGGCAACAGGCTTTTCCAGCGCCACGCCCTCGTCGTCGGCAGTACTGGCTCCGGTAAATCCTGGACGACAGCGCGTCTCCTGGAACAAGTGGCCGAGCTTGAAAGCGCAAACGCTATCGTGTTCGACATGCATGGCGAATATGCGTCCATGGCCGGCGACGGTTTCGTGCATCTTCGAGTCGCGGGTCCGGGCGATATTGATGCGGACAAAGGCCTCACTGACGGCGTGCTTCACCTTCCCTACTGGCTGATGAGCTACGAAGCGCTAGTCTCGATGTTCGTCGACCGCAGCGACCAAAACGCGCCTAATCAGGCCATGGTTATGTCCCGTGCGATCGTCGATGCGAAGACCAGCTTCCTGACTGCAGGGGGCCACACTGATGTCCTCGCCAACTTCACGATCGACAGCCCCGTCCCTTTTGCGATGGCATCGGTGCTCGCGGAACTCGATCGTCTGAATACGGAAATGGTGCCAGGCGTCAGGGCCGAAAAGCAGGGCGACTTTCACGGGAAGCTCAGCCGCTTGATTCAGCGCCTCGAAGGCAAGCGCACAGATCGTCGACTCGGGTTCTTATTTCCGGCAGCGGGCGTCGCCGATGGCTATGAGTGGCTCGATGAAGCAGTCACGCTGCTCCTAGGCGGACGAGCTGCCAAGGGAGGCCGCGGCGGGGTAAAGGTGATCGACTTTTCCGAAGTACCCTCGGACATTCTGCCGCTAATCGTCGGCATGGTTGCCCGTATGGTCTTTCATGTGCAGCAGTGGAGTCCGCAGGGGGCGCGTCATCCAGTGGCGCTGTTCTGCGACGAGGCGCATCTCTATATTCCCCAGGACGCGACCTCCGGCGCCGCCGAGAATGCGATCGCGACCTTTGAGCGCATTGCCAAGGAAGGCCGAAAATATGGCGTTGGGCTTGTCGTCATCAGCCAGCGGCCCGCCGAAGTGAATCGCACCGTCGTCAGTCAGTGCAACAATTTGATTGCCATGCGCTTGACCAATGGTGACGATCAGACGGTGGTACGCCGCCTGCTGCCCGATAGCCTGGGCGGTTTTGGTGATCTGCTGCCCGCGCTCGACACCGGCGAGGCCCTCGTGGTTGGCGATGCGATCTTGTTACCTACACGCATCCGGATCGCAAAGCCGACCAACGAACCGCTTAGCGGCACGATTGAGTTTTGGGACCGCTGGGCGGATCCAAGGGCTGCAGCCGCGCTCGACAAGGCCGTGGAGAGTTGGCGCCGTCAGACGCTCGTCAAATAG
- a CDS encoding AAA family ATPase, with amino-acid sequence MLIRDLAIDNFRKFRRPIRLAGFKAGLNLVCDQNEAGKSTALEALRAVLFERHGSRSDRIRSFRPHGDDVAPSVDLTFEIRGDVWRLRKRFLQNASVELEGPNGRATGDEAEERLQALLGFARAGNRGADDDSRGALGLLWVEQGQSFVFGVPGQGARRTLEEVLASEVGVVTGGQRTTTVLQAIERNLADFHTPTGRPARRLLEAQERATAACEEARVAQAELEQFDTVLNRLESKRNEQRRLVRELEDPEQGERLAQLEADIDRAKAAGQALRTAEAMLREATGERVRLEAREVSRRELRDQLERAERTAATVRQVAADHDAVQGSAEQAESEAAATLETARVALRMAEEDRLSAQQARTARMRQRALAAAFARLEAAERIAAELQARRGEVAAIRMTLEASARLQELEQTLVEAKAAATAGAALIKIDLLQTAPQVRLNGALVEGSSRVFVTDTQTLVFEGIGSVTVTPPASGAPAQARLRAVEQDLAAFLAEVGCTDTITAKETARARVEATQAVSVLSARLAASCPEDPELGIAAGLDSLRGALAATDRPAQLAEDGTDRTEGDFEEAWRAARTAEREAEGRRQAALETLQEAQLAHVRLAGQVERAVADVSRLGDQLATELEAFDDIALGAALAAAKATEARAIVARDEARRAVEGLDETVLVQRRDNLRKRGERLATDRLVLVSEIAQLEERAKTLGGTGPTSRAAAAAELAEAATAAHARLKEEAEMLAMLAETIREAQREAARRLLAPITQRVTPFVGRLLPNASITFAEDLRPMQLLRAGREEATDDLSKGTQEQLAVLTRIAFADLLIENGKPASLVLDDALVFADDDRFEVMLEILTEAAQRMQIIILSCRTSAYRGLEANRIMLA; translated from the coding sequence ATGCTGATCCGCGACCTCGCTATCGATAATTTCCGAAAGTTTCGCCGGCCGATCCGGCTGGCCGGCTTCAAGGCCGGCTTGAACCTGGTGTGCGACCAAAATGAAGCAGGCAAGTCGACAGCGCTTGAGGCATTGCGAGCCGTGTTGTTCGAACGGCATGGATCGCGAAGCGATCGCATTCGTTCGTTTCGGCCGCATGGCGACGATGTAGCGCCCTCTGTCGATTTGACTTTCGAGATCAGGGGCGATGTCTGGAGGCTGCGCAAACGCTTCCTCCAGAACGCTTCGGTGGAGCTCGAAGGGCCCAATGGGCGCGCGACTGGCGACGAAGCCGAGGAACGCCTGCAAGCGCTGCTTGGGTTCGCTCGCGCTGGCAATCGCGGCGCCGACGATGATAGTCGCGGGGCGCTAGGGTTGCTTTGGGTAGAGCAAGGCCAGTCCTTCGTGTTTGGAGTCCCGGGGCAAGGTGCCCGCCGGACGCTTGAGGAGGTTCTGGCCAGCGAGGTCGGCGTTGTAACCGGCGGCCAGCGTACGACTACGGTGCTGCAGGCCATTGAACGAAATCTCGCTGATTTTCACACCCCGACGGGCCGCCCCGCCCGCCGCCTCCTTGAGGCTCAGGAAAGAGCAACTGCCGCCTGCGAAGAGGCGCGCGTTGCACAGGCCGAGCTGGAGCAGTTCGATACAGTGCTCAATCGACTCGAGTCGAAGCGTAACGAGCAACGGCGGTTAGTTCGCGAACTCGAGGATCCCGAACAGGGCGAACGTCTCGCCCAACTGGAGGCCGATATCGATCGCGCGAAGGCCGCGGGACAAGCATTGCGCACTGCCGAAGCAATGCTGCGCGAAGCTACCGGCGAACGCGTGCGATTGGAAGCCCGTGAGGTATCTCGGCGCGAGTTACGCGACCAATTGGAGCGCGCCGAGCGGACCGCAGCGACCGTACGTCAGGTCGCCGCGGATCATGACGCCGTTCAGGGATCGGCCGAGCAGGCCGAAAGTGAGGCGGCCGCAACACTCGAGACCGCTCGGGTCGCCTTGCGCATGGCCGAGGAAGACAGGCTTTCAGCGCAACAAGCGCGAACTGCGCGAATGCGCCAGCGCGCGCTTGCCGCAGCCTTTGCCCGCCTCGAGGCCGCCGAAAGGATTGCAGCCGAGCTCCAGGCGCGTCGCGGCGAAGTCGCGGCGATTCGGATGACGCTGGAAGCGAGCGCGCGGTTGCAGGAGCTCGAACAGACCCTCGTCGAAGCCAAAGCGGCCGCCACCGCTGGCGCGGCCCTCATCAAGATCGATTTGCTGCAGACGGCGCCGCAAGTTCGCCTGAACGGCGCTCTGGTAGAGGGCAGCAGTCGCGTCTTCGTGACCGACACCCAGACTCTCGTGTTCGAAGGTATCGGAAGCGTGACGGTTACGCCGCCTGCTTCTGGAGCCCCTGCACAAGCCCGACTTCGTGCAGTAGAACAGGATCTCGCCGCGTTTCTCGCCGAGGTCGGCTGTACCGATACAATCACCGCCAAGGAGACGGCGCGAGCGCGTGTGGAAGCGACCCAAGCGGTCTCTGTGCTGTCGGCTCGACTTGCGGCCTCCTGTCCCGAGGATCCGGAGCTCGGCATTGCCGCAGGCCTGGATTCGCTGCGAGGCGCGCTCGCAGCCACAGACCGGCCAGCACAGCTCGCCGAGGATGGCACCGATCGAACTGAAGGCGATTTCGAAGAAGCCTGGCGGGCCGCGCGCACCGCTGAACGAGAAGCCGAGGGTCGTCGCCAGGCTGCGCTCGAGACGCTGCAGGAGGCGCAGCTCGCCCATGTTCGCCTGGCGGGTCAGGTCGAGCGCGCTGTAGCAGACGTTTCACGGCTCGGTGACCAACTCGCGACCGAGCTCGAAGCTTTCGACGATATTGCACTCGGCGCCGCATTGGCGGCTGCAAAGGCAACCGAAGCGCGTGCGATCGTTGCTCGCGACGAAGCGCGGCGCGCCGTCGAAGGACTCGACGAGACCGTGCTGGTGCAGCGTCGCGACAATCTACGCAAGCGAGGCGAGCGACTGGCCACTGACAGGCTTGTTCTTGTGAGCGAAATCGCCCAGCTCGAAGAACGCGCCAAGACGCTCGGCGGCACGGGGCCGACCAGCCGGGCGGCAGCCGCCGCCGAGCTCGCGGAGGCTGCGACCGCAGCACATGCCCGGCTGAAGGAGGAAGCCGAGATGCTCGCGATGCTCGCGGAGACCATCCGCGAAGCACAACGCGAAGCCGCCCGTCGTCTTCTTGCACCCATCACACAGCGCGTCACGCCCTTCGTCGGCCGGCTCTTGCCCAATGCATCGATCACATTCGCGGAGGATCTCCGTCCGATGCAGCTGTTGCGCGCCGGCCGCGAAGAAGCCACCGATGATCTCAGCAAGGGGACCCAGGAACAGCTTGCCGTCCTCACGCGCATCGCCTTTGCGGACCTACTCATCGAGAACGGAAAACCTGCCTCGCTTGTGCTCGATGACGCGCTGGTGTTTGCGGATGATGATCGCTTCGAAGTCATGCTGGAGATATTGACCGAAGCCGCCCAGCGCATGCAGATCATCATTTTGAGCTGCCGCACCAGCGCCTACCGCGGTCTCGAGGCTAACCGGATCATGCTTGCATGA
- a CDS encoding BrnA antitoxin family protein, with amino-acid sequence MKRIVAKKRYTASDMRAVSDNPEWTKRDFAKAKAIHEVFPTMRTGRGPNKASTKKLVSRRLSPVVLDHFKAGGPNWQSRIDEALVKIVKRKAR; translated from the coding sequence ATGAAGCGAATCGTCGCTAAGAAGCGCTATACCGCCAGCGATATGCGTGCTGTAAGCGATAACCCCGAATGGACTAAACGCGACTTTGCAAAGGCAAAAGCCATCCACGAGGTCTTCCCAACGATGCGAACGGGCCGCGGCCCCAATAAGGCGTCTACGAAGAAGCTGGTTTCGCGGCGGCTCAGCCCCGTTGTTCTAGATCATTTCAAGGCTGGCGGCCCCAATTGGCAGAGCAGAATCGACGAAGCGCTTGTGAAGATTGTTAAACGAAAGGCTCGATAG
- a CDS encoding DNA repair exonuclease, giving the protein MRFIHTSDWQLGKPFGRVPDQARTALFEARLDAIDTLAAAARREGAKIVLVAGDVFDSPEPGDRVYRQALTRMKAASDIRWVLLPGNHDPARADGLWSRLIGEVPDTVTVCLEPRPLELKDGFWLLPAPLQFKRALEDPTAWFDFAETPAGAKRIGLAHGPIRDFGSRETAGNLIAPDRARRSGLTYLALGDWHSRHEIDPNTYYSGTPEPDDFGREVSGVALCVDLGFERPSVADLSTGRYHWRAETWSLSSAADLNVLLAGLAPAVERRNLILRLKLSGLLTLAERVVLRDRLEGELAHEVRWLDLNLDDLYARPSDTDLADIDAHGVLHVAAERLQALSAEGGVLAKRAAAALERLYVEQRRAARAEAH; this is encoded by the coding sequence ATGCGGTTCATACACACGTCGGACTGGCAGCTCGGTAAGCCGTTTGGACGAGTGCCCGACCAAGCTCGCACCGCTCTATTCGAAGCGCGTCTCGATGCGATTGACACGCTTGCCGCCGCGGCGCGTCGCGAAGGCGCCAAAATCGTGCTGGTGGCTGGCGATGTGTTCGATAGTCCAGAACCAGGTGACCGCGTCTATCGTCAGGCGCTCACGCGAATGAAAGCCGCATCAGACATACGTTGGGTCCTGCTTCCGGGCAATCACGATCCGGCGCGTGCCGACGGTCTCTGGAGCCGTCTCATCGGCGAGGTGCCCGACACTGTAACCGTGTGCCTCGAACCACGGCCTCTCGAACTCAAGGATGGATTCTGGCTGCTCCCTGCCCCGCTGCAGTTCAAGCGGGCGCTAGAAGACCCGACTGCATGGTTCGATTTCGCGGAAACCCCCGCGGGCGCGAAGCGCATCGGTCTCGCACATGGTCCAATCCGAGATTTCGGTTCCCGCGAAACGGCTGGAAACCTGATTGCGCCGGATCGAGCGCGCCGGTCCGGCCTCACCTATCTTGCGCTCGGCGACTGGCACAGCCGGCACGAAATCGATCCCAACACCTATTATTCTGGAACGCCTGAACCTGATGATTTCGGCCGCGAGGTGAGCGGCGTCGCGCTTTGCGTGGACCTAGGTTTCGAAAGGCCAAGCGTAGCGGACCTATCGACCGGGCGCTACCATTGGAGAGCAGAAACTTGGTCGCTCAGCAGCGCGGCCGACCTGAACGTCTTGCTCGCCGGTCTGGCCCCTGCCGTCGAGCGTCGAAACCTTATCTTGCGTCTTAAATTATCTGGCCTTCTCACACTCGCAGAGCGAGTGGTTCTACGCGACCGGCTCGAAGGAGAGCTGGCTCACGAAGTGCGCTGGCTTGACCTCAATCTCGACGATCTCTATGCGCGTCCGAGCGATACGGACCTCGCTGACATCGATGCCCATGGCGTGCTGCACGTGGCTGCCGAACGCCTGCAGGCCTTGTCTGCGGAAGGCGGCGTGCTCGCCAAGCGCGCTGCCGCCGCGCTCGAGCGCCTTTATGTCGAACAGCGCCGAGCCGCCCGCGCGGAGGCACACTGA
- a CDS encoding SIR2 family protein yields the protein MAAKSKAEIAQEFAQSALSATPVIILGSGASAAHGVPGMGALAKHLSAASLPSRWTAEENAEWTSFIGHLKAGTDLESALQAVRPTERQTQFIAGATREFLLPSDLAVLASLLADRHTLPLTRLYRHLFDSTHTTIHVVTPNYDRLAEYAADAADVSTFTGFNHGYLQTRARAPNTRVTVNGRPSRTVAIWKVHGSLDWFQDAANQIVGVRSALPIPAAYTPLMITPGIDKYRLTHGEPFRTILSCSDDALENARSYFCVGYGFNDEHVQTKLIERCDYNSIPLVVITKELTVSAKAFLTGGRCRRYLAIEDSAAGARAYTHDAPAGFDLDKPLWRLDRFLDHITGIPA from the coding sequence ATGGCGGCCAAGAGCAAGGCCGAGATCGCGCAGGAATTTGCCCAGAGCGCGCTGAGCGCCACCCCAGTGATCATCCTCGGGAGTGGCGCCTCGGCGGCGCATGGTGTGCCGGGAATGGGAGCGCTGGCAAAGCATTTGTCTGCCGCGTCGCTTCCCTCTAGATGGACAGCTGAAGAGAATGCCGAATGGACGTCGTTCATTGGTCATCTCAAGGCCGGCACCGATCTTGAAAGCGCGCTACAGGCGGTACGTCCTACCGAACGCCAAACCCAGTTCATTGCAGGCGCGACACGGGAATTTCTGCTGCCTTCCGACCTGGCTGTCCTCGCATCGCTATTGGCCGATCGCCACACCTTGCCGCTAACCAGGCTTTATCGGCACCTCTTCGACAGCACGCACACGACGATCCATGTCGTCACGCCCAATTATGACCGGCTCGCGGAATACGCCGCCGACGCGGCCGATGTTAGCACGTTCACGGGCTTCAACCATGGCTATCTGCAGACCCGGGCGCGGGCGCCCAATACCCGTGTCACCGTGAACGGGCGGCCGTCGCGCACGGTGGCGATCTGGAAGGTCCATGGCTCCCTCGATTGGTTCCAGGACGCAGCCAACCAGATCGTTGGCGTGAGAAGCGCCCTCCCAATCCCGGCGGCCTATACGCCGCTCATGATCACGCCGGGAATTGACAAGTACCGCCTGACCCATGGCGAGCCGTTCCGCACAATCCTGAGCTGCAGCGACGACGCGCTAGAGAATGCCCGCTCTTATTTCTGCGTCGGCTACGGTTTTAATGATGAGCATGTCCAGACCAAGCTTATTGAGCGTTGCGACTATAATTCCATACCGCTGGTCGTGATCACAAAGGAGCTGACGGTCAGCGCCAAGGCCTTTCTGACCGGCGGCCGTTGCCGCCGCTATCTCGCCATCGAAGACAGCGCCGCAGGCGCTCGCGCATATACGCACGATGCGCCAGCAGGATTCGACCTAGACAAGCCGCTGTGGCGCCTCGACCGATTTCTCGACCACATAACAGGAATACCCGCATGA
- a CDS encoding outer membrane beta-barrel protein, translating to MRSELLFWGTATAALVASGVVNSADFKPAVKLPPVLWSWTGGYFGGQVGGGYGRTSFSDPYGPSIYGDVVETPVFLAGAQIGYNWQRDHWVFGLELDVSGAISDGANTCLAASGVLVSANCNASPDVFVTGTGRLGYAFGPQGRTLAYFRAGVAWQHNHGDIANGNEFRSKPYPSGWAPQNATHFDYGRFGGIIGAGVEHALTPAWSVSLEYDYLKFGGPSVATPSTLEYPPLATVPANTTHLSSGYQIGKIALNYHFDADALTPRWPDTPLYPIKPTFSAPSIPFAAGWSLESGTRLWLSRGKFQWENGPPGLVSRLTYHKLDGISGELFERVDSPWGIFLKGNIGFGLFNSGNENDEDWGLVPDAGDPMAYTNTISGQANGKFMYYTADAGYDFLRGSTYKIGGFTGWTYYGQKSDSTGCVRIASLQCLAPGDQRTIGSQDTNWNALRIGLNAETMFLDRWRVSADVAYLPWTDFQGRDNHLLRDFTTFIDHRGSGGHGVQIEGLLSYFITSNFSVGVGGRYWAMWSPRDSEQFATHAEQARTFPVTSGPYLANYRMERWGTFLQVSYKFH from the coding sequence ATGAGATCTGAACTTTTGTTTTGGGGGACGGCAACAGCTGCGCTCGTTGCAAGCGGGGTCGTCAATTCGGCAGATTTTAAGCCGGCAGTAAAGCTCCCGCCTGTCTTATGGAGCTGGACTGGAGGATATTTCGGCGGGCAGGTCGGCGGGGGCTACGGCCGGACATCATTTAGTGATCCCTACGGTCCCTCGATCTATGGCGACGTGGTCGAAACCCCTGTATTCCTGGCAGGAGCGCAGATCGGTTACAATTGGCAGAGGGACCATTGGGTCTTTGGCCTTGAATTGGATGTCAGCGGCGCCATCTCGGACGGTGCAAACACCTGTCTTGCCGCTTCCGGTGTTCTCGTGAGCGCAAACTGCAACGCAAGTCCGGACGTCTTCGTCACCGGGACCGGCCGGCTGGGTTATGCCTTTGGCCCGCAGGGCCGCACGCTTGCCTATTTCAGAGCAGGTGTGGCCTGGCAACACAACCACGGCGATATCGCCAACGGTAACGAGTTTCGTAGCAAGCCTTACCCCTCCGGATGGGCGCCACAGAATGCAACCCATTTTGACTATGGTCGTTTCGGAGGCATCATCGGCGCGGGTGTCGAACACGCGCTCACGCCGGCGTGGTCGGTCAGTCTCGAATATGATTATCTGAAGTTCGGCGGACCAAGTGTGGCAACCCCTTCGACGCTAGAATATCCACCCTTGGCAACGGTGCCAGCTAACACCACTCACCTGTCCAGCGGCTACCAGATCGGCAAGATCGCTCTGAACTACCATTTTGATGCCGATGCATTGACGCCGCGATGGCCCGATACGCCGCTCTATCCGATAAAGCCGACCTTTAGCGCGCCGTCTATTCCCTTCGCCGCAGGCTGGTCGCTTGAAAGCGGCACACGGCTCTGGCTGAGCCGAGGAAAATTTCAATGGGAAAATGGTCCGCCCGGTCTTGTGTCGAGGCTGACCTATCACAAGCTGGATGGGATTTCCGGTGAGTTGTTCGAACGGGTTGACAGCCCCTGGGGGATCTTCCTGAAGGGCAATATCGGATTCGGGCTCTTTAACAGCGGGAATGAGAATGATGAAGATTGGGGCTTAGTTCCGGACGCCGGCGATCCCATGGCCTATACCAACACGATTTCGGGTCAGGCGAACGGAAAGTTCATGTACTACACGGCCGATGCGGGCTATGATTTTTTGCGTGGGAGCACGTACAAGATCGGTGGATTCACCGGCTGGACCTATTACGGCCAAAAGTCTGATTCGACAGGATGCGTTCGGATCGCGTCGCTTCAATGTCTCGCGCCGGGCGATCAAAGGACAATTGGCAGCCAAGATACCAACTGGAATGCGCTGCGCATCGGCCTCAACGCTGAGACCATGTTTCTCGATCGTTGGCGCGTGAGCGCCGATGTCGCTTATTTGCCCTGGACGGATTTCCAGGGGCGCGACAATCATCTGCTGCGCGACTTCACGACCTTCATCGATCATCGCGGGAGTGGTGGCCATGGGGTACAAATAGAAGGCCTTCTATCGTACTTCATCACCAGCAATTTCAGCGTCGGCGTCGGCGGCCGTTACTGGGCGATGTGGAGTCCGAGAGATAGTGAGCAATTCGCCACCCACGCCGAGCAGGCGCGCACCTTTCCCGTCACCTCTGGGCCCTACCTTGCGAACTATCGCATGGAACGATGGGGCACGTTCCTGCAGGTC
- a CDS encoding S1/P1 nuclease — translation MSRGSSPARAWWDEGHMQIAYLAYKRLSDPVRDKADALLKLNGDYAKWTAGAPDDKTAKMYAFVHAATWADDIKTKQYGYTRDAVTSPTAGQNIGYSDHNQHAFWHFKDIDFSPDGTPLPPVDPVDFVTQLKLLTAALPASSGASDDVRSYDLVWILHLVGDAHQPLHAAARYTVQIPDGDAGGNAESVIPASGWSMALHAYWDAIFGGYSSPYGAIFDADDKDGLSSVGVSQAEAQIADPAVWAQESADLAKQFAYAPPVGAGKNPVFLTREYETNAKNVARARAALAAARLANLIDNALK, via the coding sequence ATGTCGCGGGGATCATCTCCCGCCCGCGCATGGTGGGACGAGGGGCACATGCAGATCGCCTATCTGGCCTACAAGCGACTGTCCGATCCCGTCCGGGACAAGGCCGACGCCTTGCTGAAGCTGAACGGGGACTACGCTAAGTGGACGGCGGGCGCGCCCGACGACAAGACGGCCAAGATGTACGCATTCGTTCACGCCGCCACGTGGGCCGACGACATCAAGACCAAACAATACGGCTACACGCGCGACGCCGTCACGAGCCCCACGGCGGGACAGAACATCGGCTATTCGGACCACAACCAGCACGCATTCTGGCACTTCAAGGACATCGATTTCAGTCCAGACGGGACGCCCCTGCCCCCCGTGGATCCGGTCGACTTCGTCACGCAGCTCAAGCTCCTGACCGCGGCCCTGCCCGCATCGTCGGGCGCATCTGACGACGTGCGTTCGTACGATCTCGTCTGGATCCTGCATCTCGTCGGCGATGCCCACCAGCCTCTCCACGCGGCCGCACGGTACACGGTCCAGATCCCGGATGGCGACGCTGGCGGCAACGCCGAGTCCGTGATTCCGGCGAGCGGCTGGAGCATGGCGCTGCATGCCTATTGGGACGCGATCTTCGGTGGCTATTCTTCGCCCTATGGCGCGATCTTCGACGCGGACGATAAGGACGGATTGTCGAGCGTCGGCGTCAGCCAAGCTGAGGCGCAGATTGCCGATCCCGCCGTATGGGCTCAGGAGAGCGCAGATCTTGCGAAACAGTTCGCGTATGCGCCGCCGGTCGGCGCGGGAAAGAACCCGGTCTTCCTAACGCGCGAGTACGAGACCAATGCCAAGAACGTGGCCCGAGCGCGGGCCGCCTTGGCTGCGGCCAGACTGGCCAATCTGATCGACAACGCGCTGAAGTGA
- a CDS encoding transglutaminase-like domain-containing protein: MTPGVWHIEQIAAGATHHIRSLDLKLDPAFLAAINASRRAELRIRVEAAGETLVENASEVNLLPPSHWGGVNAAPELLAAFVRPTDPSVDVILREASSKLATAGRDDAMDGYRKKTKARAWEIADALWAALVSHSIAYVLPPKSFERSGQQIRGPSEILSRKVGTCLDLALLYASCLEQAGLNPVLVLTEGHAFVGVWLVDEDFSRRWPAANCTPSFRRLSLTDASPISTAPPASLLRKAAQISCICA; encoded by the coding sequence ATGACGCCGGGGGTCTGGCATATTGAACAAATCGCGGCCGGGGCGACACACCATATCCGTAGCCTGGATCTGAAACTGGACCCGGCATTCTTAGCAGCTATCAATGCCTCGAGACGAGCCGAGTTGCGCATCCGTGTGGAAGCGGCTGGCGAAACTCTTGTCGAGAATGCCAGCGAGGTCAATCTGCTGCCGCCGTCGCACTGGGGCGGTGTCAATGCCGCGCCCGAACTGTTGGCGGCCTTCGTCAGACCCACAGATCCCAGCGTCGACGTCATCTTGCGGGAAGCCTCGAGCAAGCTGGCCACGGCGGGACGCGACGACGCGATGGACGGGTATCGCAAGAAGACCAAGGCTAGAGCCTGGGAGATCGCCGACGCTCTTTGGGCGGCGCTCGTTTCCCACTCGATCGCCTACGTTCTTCCTCCGAAGAGTTTCGAACGGTCGGGCCAGCAAATTCGCGGACCGAGCGAGATCCTTTCTCGCAAGGTCGGCACCTGCCTTGATCTGGCGCTTCTCTATGCGTCCTGTCTCGAACAGGCAGGCCTCAATCCGGTGCTGGTCCTGACCGAAGGCCATGCTTTCGTTGGCGTGTGGCTCGTGGATGAAGATTTCTCGAGGCGATGGCCCGCGGCGAATTGCACACCCTCGTTCCGGAGACTGAGCTTGACGGACGCCTCACCGATCTCTACCGCGCCTCCCGCCTCGCTTTTGAGGAAGGCGGCGCAAATATCCTGTATCTGTGCCTAG